The window GCCACCGACGCACAGGGCCTGCCTGACATTTTGGCAAATGGCGAGGCATCCGGCGGTCTGATTGTCCGAAAGGATCAGCCGGCAGAAATTGCACACGCGCTGAAGAAACTGAAGGATGACCCGGGCATGCGGGACCGCCTCGGCCAGGCGGCGCGAAAACGGATAGAGGAAAACTTCTCGCTCGGCGCAGTTGCCGGCTCTCTCGATCGCTTGTTGACCGCACGGTAGGGCGTCCGCAATAGTCTAGTGGTCACGATCGGCTGCGATACCAAGCCAGTGCCGTCTCAACGATCCGGTCGATTCCGGATTGCTCGGGCGCCCAGCCGAGTTCCCGGTACGCCTTGCCGGCCGCGGCTACGAGCGCTGGCGGGTCACCTGCCCTGCGCGGGCCGTAGGCCACCGGAAGGCGCGATCCCGAAGCCCGGTTCACCGCATCGACCAATTCCTTCACTGTCGTTCCGGTTCCGGTCCCGAGATTGTACACGACGACACCCTTGTCGCGGAGAAGCCTCTCCCCTGCCAAGACGTGAGCACGCGCGAGATCGGTAACATGGACATAATCCCGTACCGCAGTTCCATCGCGGGTATCGAAGTCGGTGCCGTTGACGGTAAAAATCCGGCCCGGCCTGACCGCCGCCTCGATAGCGAGCGGTATGACGTGTGTTTCCGGTTCATGCCGTTCACCGATCTCGCCGTCGGGATCGCATCCGGCCGCGTTGAAATACCGGAGTACGACCGCGTTCAGGCCATGGGCATACGACAGATTGTCCACCATCCGTTCTATGATGAATTTCGACCATCCATAGGGATTGATGGGCGCCTGCGGATGCATTTCGTCAATCGGCGAGCGAACCGGAACGCCATAAGATGCGCAGGTGCTGGAAAAGATCAGCTTGTCGACGCCGGCCTTCAGCATTTCCTCGAACAAAACCAGCGACCCGAAACTGTTGTTTCGGTAATAGAGTTCCGGGTGTTCGACCGACTCGCCCACATAAGCATAGGCGGCGAAATGCGCCACCACATCAGGCCGATATTGTCGCAGCGCCGCCGACACGGCTGCGGCGTCGGAAATGTCGCCCTCGACGATCGGCCCCCATTTGACCGCGTCGCGCCAACCGCGCGAGAGATTGTCATACGCAATGACCGACCAACCGGATTCGGCGAACGCCTTGCAACAGTGTGATCCGATATAGCCGGCTCCGCCGGTGACCAGGACTGTCTTCATTCGGCAGCGGCGGACCGTAAATGCCCCGACGAAACCAAGCCTTCGAAATGAGCAATTGTCTTGGCAAGACCATCGCGCAACGCGGTTCTTGGCCTCCAATTGAACTCATGCAAGGCACTCCCGATATCGGGTTGTCGCTGCTTTGGGTCGTCAATTGGCAACGGCATAAATGTAATCGTCGACCGGCTTCCAGTGAGTTCGATCACGAGATTGGCGAGTTCGAGCATTGTAAATTCGACCGGATTGCCAAGATTGATCGGACCGGTAACATCATCAGCAGTCTGCATCATGCGAACCAGACCGTCGATGAGATCGTCGACATAGCAAAACGAACGTGTTTGCTGGCCCGTGCCGTACACCGTTATCGGCTCGTTCTGCAGCGCTTGCACGATGAAATTGGAAATGACGCGGCCGTCGTCCGGACGCATCCTCGGGCCGTATGTGTTGAAGATGCGCGCGACTTTGATCCGCAGCCGGTGCTGTCGCCAATAGTCAAAAAACAGGGTTTCGGCACATCTTTTGCCTTCGTCGTAACAGGAACGGGGTCCTATCGGATTTACCCTACCCCAATAGACCTCGGTCTGCGGATGAATTTCAGGGTCGCCGTAAACTTCCGAGGTAGACGCTTGAAGAATTTTTGCGCGAACGCGCTTGGCCAGCCCCAGCATGTTGATGGCCCCATGGACGCTGGTCTTGGTCGTCTGGACCGGATCGAACTGGTAGTGAACGGGGCTCGCGGGGCAGGCAAGGTTGTAGATCTCGTCAACCTCCACGTAGAGTGGAAACGTGATATCGTGGCGAATGATCTCGAAGGACCTGTTGTCGAGCAAATGCGAGACGTTTCTTCGGCTTCCGGTGAAAAAATTGTCGACACATATAACTTCGTGACCGTCACCAAGCAATCGCTCGCACAAGAACGACCCCAGAAAACCCGCGCCCCCAGTCACCAGAATTCGTTTCGCCTGCTGCATTTTAGAGATCCAGCTAGTTTAGGGATGTCTAAACTAGCCTAGCAGTTGGGCGATTTACCAGTGGGCTGCTTTCAATTTACATTACCGACAAGACATCGTTGCGAAATGCGCCCGCGCCATGGTGTCTTCCGGCGCCGGCGCCCCTGCGCGACGGAGATTGCGCCGGCGCTTCACGCGAGGCGACCCCCTCTGTCGCCTTCGGCGACATCTCCCCCTCGAGAGGGGAGATTTGGCGCTATCCCGCCATCGCCAGCGGCGTTGCGCTCTTGTTGGGGATCTGGATGTCGATTTCCAGCGTCGACATGGTGGCGCCGCGGTCCATCGACACCTGCAGATAGTCCTGATCAATCTGCACATGCCTGGCGATGACCGCCATGATCTCCTCGCGCAACACGGAGACGAGATCGGGCTGGCCGCGGCTCTGGCGCTCATAGGCGAGCAGCAGCTGCAGCCGCTCGCGCGCCACCGGCGCGCTGGTGCGCCGCTTGAAGAGGTCGAAAATAGTCATGCAGCCCTCCTTCCGAGCAGACGGTCGAGAAAACCCTTGCGCTCGAAGGGGACGACCACCGGCAGGTCCTCGCCCTCCAGCCGCCGCGCCGCCTCGAGATAGGCTTTCGCCGCGGCATTGACCGGTTCCGACAGCGTCACCGGCGCGCCGAGGTTTGAGGCCCTGAGCACATCCTGGCTTTCCGGGATGATGCCGAGCAGCGGCACCGACAGGATCTCCAGCACATCGTCGATCGACAGCATCTCGCCGCGCGCGGCGCGCGCCGCGTCATAGCGCGTGACCAGCACGTGCTTCTGGATCTGCTCGCCCTGCTCGGCCTTCATGGTGCGGGCATCGAGCAGGCCGATGATGCGATCGGAATCGCGCACCGAGCTCACTTCCGGGTTGGTGACGATGACCGCCTCGTCGGCGAAGCGCATGGCGAGCTGGGCGCCGCGCTCGATGCCGGCCGGGCTGTCGCAGAACACATAGTCGAAGACCGAGCGCAGCCTCGCGATCACCTCGGCGACGCCGTCCTCGGTCAGCGCATCCTTGTCGCGCGTCTGCGAGGCCGGCAGCAGGAACAGCGTCTCGACACGCTTGTCGCGGATCAGCGCCTGCGAAAGTTTCGCGGAGCCCTGGATGACATTGACGAGGTCGAACACGACGCGGCGCTCGGCGCCCAAGATGAGGTCGAGGTTTCTCAGGCCGACGTCGAAATCGACCAGCGCCACCTTCTTGCCGGTCTTGGCAACCGCGGCACCCAGCGCCGCCGTCGAGGTCGTCTTGCCGACGCCCCCTTTGCCCGAGGTGACCACCACTACCTTGCCCATCTATCCGGCCTCCATTGTTGTTGCCCGTGCTGGCGCACGGTCTTTTGAGCTGCCTGTAATCCCACGCGAACCCGGTCCGAACCTTGCGACGTCAATTCAGCGGCACGACCGAGAGCACATCATTGTCGAGGAAGGCCTGCACGGCCTTGCCGCGCGACACACCTTCCATCTCTTCCGCAGTCGTGTACCAGCCATCGATGGCGATGAGTTCGGCCTCGTTCTTGCGGCAGAAGATGCGGGCCGAAATGTTGCCCTCGGAGCCGGCGATCGCACGGCCGCGCAGCGTGCCATAGACATGGATCGAGCCGGCCGCGACGATTTCGGAACCGGACGCGACCGAACCCAAAATGATCACATCGCCATGCGGGTGGAAGATCGACTGGCCGGAGCGCAAAGGCGCCTTGATCATCAGCGTGCCGGCCTGGAAAGCGTCGGGCCTATGTTCTTCGGCCTCAACCGCCCTCGCCTGCCTGTGTTCGGTTCCGGCTTCGTCAGCCACCCTCGCCGGCTTGCCGCGAGAGGCCTTGGCCGGTTCGGGGTTCGCCGGTTCGACTTCGGCAAGCTCCTCGATATCAGCCGCCTTCGCCACGTCAGCCTCGTCGCGCCGTGCCTTGCGACCGGGCTTGGCGAGCAACCCTTCGGTCGTCGCCTCCTTGGCGCCGGTGAGCAGCGGCGGCAGTTCGGGGCCAAGCGTAGCGCCTTCGAGCTCGATGGCGTAGACGCGGATGCCGCGCGTGCCGAGCACGCCGACCAGTGCCGCGATCTCCTCCGCGCCGGGCTTGAGGGTGTTCAGATCGAGCACCACCGGGCGGCCGGCGAAATAGCCCGGCGAATTGCCGATCCAGTGATCCAGCCCCTCCAGCCAGTCGGCAATCGGCGCTTCGGGGGTGAGCGTGAAAGCCACGAAAGAGCGGGCGCGGAAGCGTATGGATTTGTTCTGCAATGGGGCGGCGAAGGTCACGGGCCAGCGATTCCTTACTGATGGGTAAACGCTAGCGAGAGTATGGTTAACGAATGGTTAATTTTGGCGATGGGGCACGTTAACAACTGGCATGGCTAAGTTTTTGTGGCGAGGCAGACACAGTCGAAGACCCGAGCAGACGGGTCGAGCATATATGGAGCTCCAAAATACGAGAAATGCCCCACCAGTCCGCCGGTCGGCCTAGCTCAACCCCCGCATCGCTGGGCCATTGAGGACAGCTCCGTCCGGCGAGAATTGCGAGCCGTGGCAGGGGCAATCCCAGCATTGCTCGGTCGAATTCCAGTGCACGATGCAGCCGAGATGCGTGCAACTGGCCGAATGCCGGTGCAGTTTGCCGTCGCGGTCGCGGCACACGGCGAACCTGCTCAAGCCGTCCTGAAGGATGCCGCCTTCGCCGGGCTTGAGGTCACTGGGCGACTTGACCTCACCGGGGAGCAAGTAGCCGGCAAGGTTCTTCACCGTTGTAAGGTTCTCATTGACGTAGTGCGCGAGCGCGGCGGGTGGCGTCCGGTCGGGGGCATAGACGGCTTCCCAGGGGTTCGATCCGTCCACAATCAGATCCCGGATCAGCAGTCCGGCCAATGCACCATGCGTCATGCCCTGGCCGGAATCGCCGGTGGCCATGAAGATGTTGCCGTTGCCGGGGCTTCGGCCGATGAAGCCGCAATAATCGATGGTTTCGAGGATCTGACCGGACCACCGCGCGCTTTCTCCGCCAAGATCGGGCACCAATGCCCTGATCCATGCTTCGAGCGCGGCAAAACGTGCGTCGCCGTCATCCGCTTCGCCCGATTTGTGATCGCGGCCGCCGGCAATGAGACAATCCGTCTTGCCGCCGCCGGGATTGAGCCGGACATAATAATAGGGATCGTCCATGTCCCAGTAGAGCGCATCCGGGAGGGTTCCCCTGACGATGTCGAAAGCCATCGCATAGGTGCGGTAGGGCGCCATCTTGCTATGGATCTTGAGCCATGTGTTGATCGGGGAATTGGTGGCAAACACCGCGTTCGAAGCCGTGACGGCGGAGCCGCCGTCGCATTTCAGGCGAATCTGCGCGCCCTCCTCGATCTCGACGACGGCGCTGTCGGCGAATGCCTTGCCGCCTCGCTTCTCGAAATCGGCCAACAGCGCGCGCAAATACTTCAGCGGGTGGAAGGTGGCCTGGTCGGGATAGCGCAGGACGGGCGCTGATTCATGGCCCTTGAGGGGCACGCCCTTGCCATGCTCGGCCTCGGCGCCGATCTTTGCCGCTGCCGCATATTCCTTGTTGCATTCTTTGGCGGCCTGCTTCTCGTCCATCCATGCGGCCGGGAAAAGGAAGCCGTTCAGCCGCCGGAAATCGCAGTCGATCTCCAGCCTGGCAGCGTGCCATTCGATGCGGTTGACGGCAGCTTGCTGGCTCTCCTGAAATCCGCGCGCCAGAGCCTCGCCGCGCATGTCGATCAGCGCGCTCAAGCCATCGTCGCAGATCGGCGCCAGATGGGCGGTCGTGCGCGATGTCATGCCCCCGAGCAACGGGCCGCGATCCACGAGCACCACCTTGCGTCCTGCCAGCGCCAGTTCATAGGCAATCGAAACCCCGGCGATGCCGGCTCCAACGACCGCCACGTCGCAATGCTCGTCCTGCTCGAGGCGGGGAGCGCTGGGCAGGCTGGCGTCGAGCGTCCAAACCGATCTGGTCGCCTCGCTGCTGACGTTCATCGCTTGCCCCCTTGAGACGATATGCGATGGTCGGCGACCAATGCTGCACAGCGCGGGTTGTAGGTCATCGTGACCGGTTCCATCCTCGCGGCTAGGTGCTCTTGATCGTACCGTTCATCCCGTTCGGATAAAAGCCGCCCTTGCTCACACCCGATTGATCGGTCAGATATACGATGCGCAATACCTCCTGCGGCGTCCTTGTGAAGGCGATCGCATCCGGCGTCGAAGGAACGAAGTTGGCCTTGCCGTCGACGTCAATGCCCTGATCTTTGTCATCGGGCCCGTCGATCTTGTCGCGTGCGTCGGAAATCGCATTGGCCGCTTTCCAGGCCTTCTCGCCCATGCGATAGAGCGACGATCGCGCCATCCCCATGTGGTAGGCCTCGACCGCGAGAATTCCAGCCGCGGCAGCCAGGAATTCCTTGTTCTTCAGGACGGTTGCCGCACCGGCGTAGGCGGTGACGCCGACATCCTCGAACAGCATGCCGCCAAGTACGAAGTTCATCTGGTTGCCGAAGGGGTCGAAGTCGGCACCGAGCCCGGCCGCCTTGGCGACCGCGGCAAAGCCGGCATCAAAATCGATCGCCGGCCGGTCCACCGCATTCGACGCCAGTGTCTTGCGGTAGAACCTGACATGGGCAAGTTCATTTTCCGCGACTTCCTGCAAAAATTCACCCAGCGCTGGCGTTTCGAAGGAAACCTTTTTGCCGCCGACGACGTCGCCGGGCTTCGAACCGGCATCTGAATCGTCGATGCCTTTTCCTGTGGTGCCCCGGAGGTAGTATTCGGCCTCCATATATTCCAGGTTCAGCGCGAAGCGGAAAATGTCTTCATCCTTTATGTCATCCTGTGCGAAAGCAGGCGAAACGGGGGCAACGCCGGCCGCTGAAGCGAGCGTCGCTCCGAGACCAATTTGCAATGCGCCGCGGCGAGAAACATGAAGTGAAGGCGTGACACGGATCATAGCTTCCTCCCGATGCCCGCCATGAACCGGTGTGGCCTCAAACAAGCGGGCCATCCCGCCAAACTCCGCTAAACGCAGAATGTTCCTGAACTGCAGGTACGGTTATGGATCCGGGGAGTTCATCGGTGTGCCGGCGTGACTCCCGGGCTGCGGTTCCTCTATAGGACGCGCTTCTTCTCCGCCGCCGTATCCGCTAATGCCCTCCCCTCCTCCCTCCGCGCCGCTCTTCCCACCATCTGGGACGCCGTCGGGAGATGCCCTCATCCTGATCTCCGTGTCGGTCACCTCGATGTCAGGTGGCGACCACGAGGGAGCGATGCTCAAAGGGCGGTGCAGCCCGCCGAAGTCCAAGGGCGTGTGAAGTTCCTAATATACGAAGCGATGCGCGCCGAGCACCCTCCAGCCCGGCTAACTTTCCATTCTCTCCAAGGCAAGGAAACGGGCATGGGCTTCAATCAGAAAGGCAGCAAGCGGGCAGCC is drawn from Mesorhizobium sp. B1-1-8 and contains these coding sequences:
- a CDS encoding UDP-glucuronic acid decarboxylase family protein, with protein sequence MQQAKRILVTGGAGFLGSFLCERLLGDGHEVICVDNFFTGSRRNVSHLLDNRSFEIIRHDITFPLYVEVDEIYNLACPASPVHYQFDPVQTTKTSVHGAINMLGLAKRVRAKILQASTSEVYGDPEIHPQTEVYWGRVNPIGPRSCYDEGKRCAETLFFDYWRQHRLRIKVARIFNTYGPRMRPDDGRVISNFIVQALQNEPITVYGTGQQTRSFCYVDDLIDGLVRMMQTADDVTGPINLGNPVEFTMLELANLVIELTGSRSTITFMPLPIDDPKQRQPDIGSALHEFNWRPRTALRDGLAKTIAHFEGLVSSGHLRSAAAE
- the galE gene encoding UDP-glucose 4-epimerase GalE produces the protein MKTVLVTGGAGYIGSHCCKAFAESGWSVIAYDNLSRGWRDAVKWGPIVEGDISDAAAVSAALRQYRPDVVAHFAAYAYVGESVEHPELYYRNNSFGSLVLFEEMLKAGVDKLIFSSTCASYGVPVRSPIDEMHPQAPINPYGWSKFIIERMVDNLSYAHGLNAVVLRYFNAAGCDPDGEIGERHEPETHVIPLAIEAAVRPGRIFTVNGTDFDTRDGTAVRDYVHVTDLARAHVLAGERLLRDKGVVVYNLGTGTGTTVKELVDAVNRASGSRLPVAYGPRRAGDPPALVAAAGKAYRELGWAPEQSGIDRIVETALAWYRSRS
- the minC gene encoding septum site-determining protein MinC, coding for MTFAAPLQNKSIRFRARSFVAFTLTPEAPIADWLEGLDHWIGNSPGYFAGRPVVLDLNTLKPGAEEIAALVGVLGTRGIRVYAIELEGATLGPELPPLLTGAKEATTEGLLAKPGRKARRDEADVAKAADIEELAEVEPANPEPAKASRGKPARVADEAGTEHRQARAVEAEEHRPDAFQAGTLMIKAPLRSGQSIFHPHGDVIILGSVASGSEIVAAGSIHVYGTLRGRAIAGSEGNISARIFCRKNEAELIAIDGWYTTAEEMEGVSRGKAVQAFLDNDVLSVVPLN
- a CDS encoding ferritin-like domain-containing protein — translated: MIRVTPSLHVSRRGALQIGLGATLASAAGVAPVSPAFAQDDIKDEDIFRFALNLEYMEAEYYLRGTTGKGIDDSDAGSKPGDVVGGKKVSFETPALGEFLQEVAENELAHVRFYRKTLASNAVDRPAIDFDAGFAAVAKAAGLGADFDPFGNQMNFVLGGMLFEDVGVTAYAGAATVLKNKEFLAAAAGILAVEAYHMGMARSSLYRMGEKAWKAANAISDARDKIDGPDDKDQGIDVDGKANFVPSTPDAIAFTRTPQEVLRIVYLTDQSGVSKGGFYPNGMNGTIKST
- a CDS encoding FAD-dependent oxidoreductase — its product is MNVSSEATRSVWTLDASLPSAPRLEQDEHCDVAVVGAGIAGVSIAYELALAGRKVVLVDRGPLLGGMTSRTTAHLAPICDDGLSALIDMRGEALARGFQESQQAAVNRIEWHAARLEIDCDFRRLNGFLFPAAWMDEKQAAKECNKEYAAAAKIGAEAEHGKGVPLKGHESAPVLRYPDQATFHPLKYLRALLADFEKRGGKAFADSAVVEIEEGAQIRLKCDGGSAVTASNAVFATNSPINTWLKIHSKMAPYRTYAMAFDIVRGTLPDALYWDMDDPYYYVRLNPGGGKTDCLIAGGRDHKSGEADDGDARFAALEAWIRALVPDLGGESARWSGQILETIDYCGFIGRSPGNGNIFMATGDSGQGMTHGALAGLLIRDLIVDGSNPWEAVYAPDRTPPAALAHYVNENLTTVKNLAGYLLPGEVKSPSDLKPGEGGILQDGLSRFAVCRDRDGKLHRHSASCTHLGCIVHWNSTEQCWDCPCHGSQFSPDGAVLNGPAMRGLS
- the minE gene encoding cell division topological specificity factor MinE — encoded protein: MTIFDLFKRRTSAPVARERLQLLLAYERQSRGQPDLVSVLREEIMAVIARHVQIDQDYLQVSMDRGATMSTLEIDIQIPNKSATPLAMAG
- the minD gene encoding septum site-determining protein MinD, producing MGKVVVVTSGKGGVGKTTSTAALGAAVAKTGKKVALVDFDVGLRNLDLILGAERRVVFDLVNVIQGSAKLSQALIRDKRVETLFLLPASQTRDKDALTEDGVAEVIARLRSVFDYVFCDSPAGIERGAQLAMRFADEAVIVTNPEVSSVRDSDRIIGLLDARTMKAEQGEQIQKHVLVTRYDAARAARGEMLSIDDVLEILSVPLLGIIPESQDVLRASNLGAPVTLSEPVNAAAKAYLEAARRLEGEDLPVVVPFERKGFLDRLLGRRAA